The Primulina huaijiensis isolate GDHJ02 chromosome 17, ASM1229523v2, whole genome shotgun sequence genome window below encodes:
- the LOC140962610 gene encoding uncharacterized protein: MVENRENDRHILPEAIPIRDHFRPNQFAGTAIADPHVHLRTFLEITDTGPSKRMTSITAAGEHHNVARTDFEQLYEAWERYKELFRRCPNHGFEDWVQIELFYNGLNGQTRTIVDAAAGGTIFAKSPAQAYDLLEQMTINSYQWPSERSGVKRTAGVYVVDPITSLTAQFSALTTQLAAMNKKFGGYGGYRGNPPPNTYHPGLRNHENFSYANNKNVLNPPLGFNTSNGEEKPSFEDLVGTFVVESSKRMSRPESRLENLETHMANIGASLKILETQEEVAFTGGDDKEKQGNLPQKLQNPGEFVVPCEIGGQLVERTICDPGASVNIMPSSLYEKLGLSSIKPTGLGLQMVDKSIRTPLGIVEDVELRIDKLNVLAEFVVLDMKNNQNVHGILGRPLLATVGAIIDVKRGRLTMEVEGQMVAINASKKSYEPP, from the exons ATGGTTGAGAACAGGGAAAACGATAGACATATCCTGCCGGAGGCCATACCTATCAGAGATCACTTCCGACCA AACCAATTTGCGGGAACTGCCATTGCGGATCCTCACGTTCATTTGAGGACCTTCTTGGAGATCACGGATacg GGACCAAGCAAGAGGATGACTTCAATCACTGCCGCTGGGGAGCATCACAACGTGGCAAGA ACTGACTTTGAGCAGCTCTATGAGGCGTGGGAAAGGTACAAGGAGTTGTTTCGAAGGTGTCCGAATCATGGTTTTGAAGACTGGGTGCAGATTGAATTGTTTTATAATGGGTTGAATGGCCAGACACGGACAATAGTGGATGCAGCGGCAGGTGGCACGATCTTTGCCAAATCTCCCGCTCAAGCCTACGACTTGCTTGAGCAGATGACTATTAATAGCTACCAATGGCCGTCTGAGAGGTCAGGAGTAAAGAGGACAGCTGGAGTGTATGTTGTGGATCCTATTACATCGCTCACCGCCCAATTTTCTGCACTAACCACCCAATTAGCAGCTATGAACAAG AAATTTGGAGGCTATGGaggatatcgaggtaacccTCCCCCTAATACTTATCACCCTGGATTGAGAAATCATGAGAATTTTTCATACGCAAATAATAAGAATGTGTTGAATCCTCCACTGGGGTTCAATACATCAAATGGGGAAGAGAAGCCATCATTTGAGGATTTAGTTGGGACATTTGTTGTTGAATCTAGTAAGAGGATGTCTAGACCTGAGTCTAGACTTGAAAACCTTGAGACACACATGGCGAATATTGGTGCTTCCTTGAAAATCCTTGAAACGCAA GAAGAGGTGGCATTTACTGGAGGAGATGATAAGGAGAAGCAAGGAAATCTTCCTCAAAAGCTGCAAAACCCCGGGGAATTTGTTGTACCATGTGAAATAGGGGGTCAACTAGTAGAAAGAACTATCTGTGATCCAGGAGCAAGTGTGAATATAATGCCAAGTTCTCTTTACGAGAAACTTGGACTGAGCAGTATCAAACCCACAGGACTAGGCTTACAGATGGTAGATAAATCAATCAGGACACCGTTGGGTATTGTGGAAGATGTTGAACTTCGGATTGATAAACTAAATGTTCTAGCAGAGTTCGTGGTACTTGACATGAAGAACAATCAGAACGTTCACGGCATTCTAGGACGACCATTATTGGCTACTGTTGGAGCCATCATTGACGTGAAACGAGGAAGGTTGACCATGGAAGTTGAAGGTCAAATGGTGGCAATAAATGCATCCAAGAAATCTTACGAACCACCATGA